From a region of the Phaseolus vulgaris cultivar G19833 chromosome 6, P. vulgaris v2.0, whole genome shotgun sequence genome:
- the LOC137833597 gene encoding uncharacterized protein: MSAISFGFVATAILISMFLIMAIFEHLFKPTSQFSTPESMMPRYQEHSPPVPTGKQGNADSVPACFASDLSVLMPGHQYPTYIAQPAPLPCQREGAYWPSHEHHFLFN, translated from the exons ATGAGTGCtatttcttttggttttgttGCCACAGCCATTTTGATTTCAATGTTTCTCATAATGGCCATTTTTGAACATTTGTTCAAACCTACCTCACAATTCTCCACGCCAGAATCTATGATGCCACGTTATCAGGAGCACTCACCACCAGTACCAACTGGAAAACAAGGAAATGCAGATTCA GTTCCAGCATGTTTTGCTTCTGATTTGTCAGTGCTGATGCCAGGGCACCAATATCCTACCTACATAGCTCAACCTGCTCCTCTCCCTTGTCAGAGGGAAGGGGCTTATTGGCCTTCTCATGAACACCATTTTCTGTTTAATTAG